The window TTTCCTGTAAGTTTGCAACCTGCTTCTCCTCTCCTCACTCCACCACAACGTTAATATAATGTGGCACTTAATACTTGTTCTAATGATCAGAATGTGTCCAAAAACAGTCCATAGTGAATAAATTGTTGTTCAAACCTACCCAAATACATTGTGCAACTAGTCCATATAGTAGTCCATAGTAAAAGGTATACACATATATAAAGGGCAGCCCAGGGCAGCTCCAACGTTGTTACCAAGGGGGTGccaagaggagagagagaaagaaagttGAGGTGCTATACATTGGAGTGGGGTTACTACACTAGCACCTCCTGGCACCTGTGTCAACTTTAAGCACCCGGCGCTAGAGGAGAGATgggagaggagggaaggggtGGAAAAGCTATGCTTGTGGGCCCACCTCAATCCATGGTGAGGTGCAAGGTGGTGCTATACATTGGACTAAATTTGGCTAAGCTAGCAACTACGACGTGACAGTATCTTAGCACCACCTTAGGTTCTATACACTGTGGATTAGGAATATTAAGTAtcacttttcaaaaaaataatcaaGTATTGATCTCTCTCTTTCCACTTATTATCTCTCTCCAACTTACTATCTTCTTTCACTTTTAACATTGTGCACATGGTAGTAACTAAAAACCACTTTATGTCCTACCTATATATATGGACTACTTGATACAAATATATTGGGCTTGCCGCTTGCCCAAGGTGGCTGGCAGCAGTGAGACATTACCCTGACCCTCTAAACATTGGAAGAGCTAGCACTGGCCTACTTCAGACACTGGAAGGGCTAGCTGCCAGTGGGCAGTGGCCAGTGGCCTATACCTCTCTTTAATCCGAATCCCCTCATGATGAGATTGAGACGCCTGATCCGATTGGATGAATCCTCCGTCTCCCTCGGATCTCCCGCCAGATTAAGCTAAACTACTTCCCCGATTTCCCTCGGGATGAACCGAGGAAGTGTCCTCGCACGTAGTAGTAGAGGCCAGGCAGGGATAGGCGCGGGCGATTGACTTCGGAGGCGGGGCAGTTAAAAATCCAGAGACCATGAGCCTGGAGGGGAGCGGCCCGccgacggcgcgcgcgcgctTGCGGCCGGGGGCCGGGACGAAGCTTCCTGCGGCGGCACGCAGCAGGTCGCCTGCCTTGCCTCCGGCCTAGTGCCCGCTCCAATGGCGAGACAGATGGAATCCTATCCTCTGTGCCAATTATTCCGTGAAGTGTAAaagcaattttttttcaaaagaatcttaccaatttgaagtagtaaatgaagtctatttacgaAACTTTCTGtacagatgtgttgtaaatcgcgagacgaatctaatgatgctaattaatccatgattaatcaataattagcgcatggttattgtagtatcactgttgcaaatcataaattaagtaggctcattagattcgtctcgcgatttacagtctatccatgcaaaaaaattttgtaaatagacttcatttagtacttcaaattagcaaaatttattcataaaattttgtgtttttgcgtttacgggtggGAACTGTTTAGGGCCTCAGCCAGTCGGGCGCGCGGTCACGAGCCGGCCGGCATACTCGCCCGCCCCGCCAGGGCCCTGCCTGCCGGGCCGCCGGACGGATGCGTGGACAGGCCAATCAGTGCCCCGATTTCTTTACTGCCGCCTCCACCGGCGATCCATCTGGACGCGCCATATACTAAGTCTGCTTCtaaacttttttcagaagtctctatcacatcaaaaagaatcttactattttatattattaaataaaatctgtttataaatattttttgacagctgagtgctttttcgcgagacgaatctaatgagcctaataaattcataatttgctacagtgatgctacagtaaccattcgctaatcataaattaagatacatcattagattcgtctcgcagtttagccccaaaGTTCttcagttagttttataattaaactttatttaatacttctaaatactaaaaagtccccgggactttttttaagtccTTGTTCCAAAACACCCTctaaggccccgtttagtttttaaattttttttcaacagtacccgtcacatcgaatttttagacatatgtataaagtattaaatttagttaaaaaataactaattacacagtctgacTGATTTCTATGAAATGAATATAACGAcgttaattaattcataattagacattaattattaaataacaacaaaacaTGCTAAGTGCccaaattcaaactttttcaccaactaaacacaccctaatacACACCCTAATGCTGCCCGCGCCCGTGGCCGTGCGGTGGCCGGATCGCTGACGACGAccctcgccgcggcggctcACTGCCATCCCGGCTCCGTACTCGATCGCCTTCTCGCCCGGCCCGTCCTGCGCTGTGTCCTGTCCGTTTCAGGCCCCGCGAGCTCAGCTGGCTCACTGGTCACTGCTGGCTCACGCAGGCGCATCCCTTTttaccgtgttcggctggtcttCAGCCCTCCAGCTCTACAGTATTTCTTTCTCATATTGCTCCAGCAATAGTCTTCAGCCACCAGACATATTACAATATTTGTCTACTCTTGCTGTCTTGCACATCTTCGTCGAAGTTTTGTCGTGGCCTCGTAGGGTTTGCCTGTAAAGCTTCTCCTCCCATCGGCCTACGCCTATCAGCCAGCGTGCACGAAACCTCGGGCGTCCACACGACGAAAAGGAGAGAGGACGGGGGCAGAGGTCGGGCCGTTCCAGCAAAGAAAGGGAAAACTTCGCGACTGCTTGAGCCACACGTGGCGGGATGCGAGAACCCCAGGATGACGGCTCACCCAAATCTGTCACGTGAAAATTACAGGTCGAAGGAGCAatgtgccatgaagtcagccTTTGTTTAGGTGTATTTGCCATCTTGCCGACCTACAAAATCTTCATACAGAATCTAAATTTATTTGTGGAGAGGAAAATCCAGAAATTAATGTGATTGAAATGTTAGAAAGTCAGCATGACAGAAAAAGGAGAGAAGAAAGGTCGCTAGGAGAAATTAAAGCGAAAACCCTAGGTCATGACTTCTGAGCTGGTTCGATCAGGACACGTGGCATACTGGCATGATATAGGTTTCAAGATGATGACATACACACTTTTGTGTCAAACGAAAGTTACATGCCGTTACCAAAGTCTATTGTTCTTTCGATGAGATGAGAGTTTTGCAGGCTTGTAACGTGAGTTTTGActgttctctctctttttttgtttaaattgcCAAAAAGTCAACCTCTGTGTCACCTGGATAATTAAGCCCTGAAAAAGACTATCCGAGATTTGTTTGGTGGCTGCTAGTGTATTCCATCCTCTACCAACTGTTAACTTCTAGAAAACATATGCAAATTAATTTTCTCAGATTCAGAGTGTAAAGGTTTCAGTTTTGTGGTGGTTAAACTTATCTAAGTTTCATCAACTTTATAAAAAAACATAATAACACCTAAAATACCAGATAAATGCATATTCCTTTGTAGTTTTAATGCAACTAATTTGGTGCGGCAGAAGTTAGTGCATTTTTCTGCAAAGCTTGGTTAAAGCTAGAGAAGTTCAGCAGAAGATAAAACTAACAATTTGTTGGAgggattttgtttttttaacttCCTAGGTTTACTTATACATTTTATTTGTATTTCCTCACAATTAACCTTTTTATTATTCTATGTTGTTCATGCAATTAACTAAGACTAATGTAACAGTGTAAGGAATAAAACTAACCAAGAACCACTACCGGAAAACCCAAATTTGCTGAGTGTCTCGGCCTTTGCCGAGAGCTAAGacacgggcactcggcaaagacatggtttgccgagtgccaggcaacgagcactcggcaaacatctgCCACACGGCATGCCCAAGCGTTGCCGAGTGCTGGCCGTCGGCAAAAAGTGGCACTCGGCAACATGTcccttttgccgagtgctggccCGACGGCACTCGGTAAAGACTGCGCATGTGCCCAGCACGCGtgcccgccgtgcgccgcccgttAGGGGGGCTGACGGCGTcaagtgtttgccgagtgccaccacttggcactcggcaaaggagtaattttgccgagtgctggagaTAAGGCACTAGGCAAATTTGGTTaaaaaaattttcttttgtccttcaaatttttttgcacccAACTTAAATTTGATAATTTAATCCCTActaacataaaaaaatttattgattggtttactattttCTGTTAATTTTATGTGTGCGGGGAATAATTGGTCGAagttaatttaaaattattagTGGGTCCAAATTTCGAAATCAATGAATGGAAATTTGATATTCATGTACCTGAATCCAAACTGATGCCGTATCTGCGAAAGAACTTAAAAGTTGAAGCATATTTATCAGGAAACTTGATCACAAGCGTGTGCACGGACGTTCGCAAAAAACCAAAAATAGCATACAATATTTGAAAATTATGGTAGTTGCGCAAATCTCTTGGTTTCATGCTAGGATGGAGTGGAAAAAAATTACATCGTTTCAGACACGTGACAAGATACGTCGCTTATAAACCGGAGGATCTCCGAAGAAGTTTTAGAGAGATGCGTAGTATCCGGTTCGATTTGTGGTTGAAATGAAAGTCTCATATGATTCTCAATGTGAAACTTTTTTATATAGAGAAATAACAAAACATGTGTCCTGTGAAATTTTGGTTAATTTTTGATTTAGTTATCtatatttaaaattatttttgcatgaaaatcaatatatttagttttagttttaatttgatctttaaatgcataaaataatagggTTTTTTGCATGAAATCATGAACCATAAattgttgcattattttggcaaatTATTTAGTTGGTAGtcacatgaaataataggttttcTTGCATAAAATTCAATTTGTTGATATAAATTCAATTTGAcattagaaacacatgaaataataggttttcTTACAACAAATCAcgaaacttgaaattctaatTATCTTTATTTGAGTTTGAAATTATTATTCATGAAATAATATTTATTTGAAATtcgcatctttttctttttttgtgatTTGCATGTAAGAATAGAATTGGCAGAaatttgtttgccgagtgccccctgatctggcactcggcaaacagatactttgccgagtgccagatcagGTCACTCGGCAAAGCGTCGTAATAACCCCCCCCCACCGGCTCACGCGCCGTCACTCAAACCTCGCTCACGCGCcgacccgccgcgccgccgccgaacgcCGACGCCGTCGCCTGGTGCCGCCTCgctcccgccccgccgccgccggacgccgtcgccgtcgcctcgTGCCGCCTCGCACCAGCCTCGTCCACACCGcttcgcgccgccccgcccccggcccgtccccgccgcctagcaccgccgccgccgttgccgcctggcgctgcctcgcgccgccgccgtccccgcctcGCGCCGCGGCGAGAAGCCGCCGGCGGCTCCCTGCCCGTAGCTCCGCCTCCACGCCGGCAGCCTGCCCGAGGCTCGAGGCCCGGCGcctccacgccggcgccggcgccgggcttTGGCTCGTCGGCGCCCAAGGGCAccctccccgccgcgccgcgccgccccctccccgccgccgccaacgcctCCCCAGCCGAGTCACCAAGGGCCCAGGCTCTCGCAGCTTAGGGCAAGTACCACCGACTCGACCCCGCCCATACGCCCATggcctgagacttcagtggccagCGTGCACCAGAGATAGGTTAGTTTAGATTTAGTTGCCGTTCTATGATTAAAATGAAACTTTGCTTCGTATTGTAACATGGAGGTTTAAATCTTGTAGGTCGAGATGGAGGCTAAgtttgaggaggagaggaggtgccgaatggagatcgaggccaagctggagcaggagcggaaACTGAGGGAGGAGCAGTCGGTTATGTTGCACAGCATGGTCACCTGGATGCAAGGACTTGGCGCGTCGATGAACTATGCGACAccgcctcctcccttcgccttaccagctcagccttaCTTTCCTGCAGGACCTTCTGACACTCCCGTGAGTATGCTTTGTTTGTAGATATTAATTATTATATCTTTGTTATTCTTACTCAAATTATGTGTTTCTATTTACAGAATCAGTCGTGGAACGCATCGAACGACCCTCCTCCGGACCAGAACTCGCCGGCGGCTCCGTGGCAATCTTGCCCCCCACCTGACCGTGAGTGACACCTACTCGTAGCTTGTACACTAGTGGACTTGGCGCGTCGATGGACTCTTAGCTTGTGGACATATTTTATGTATTGGACTTTATATATGTGATGGACTCGTTCTATGTGATGTATTGTCTATCGGActtgtgatatatgtgatgAACTCGTTATTTGTATCGATGCTATTCTCTTATTTgtcaattatatatttattgttATAACTGCCTGTAATGTCGCTGCATTTATATATATTGTTGTTGTATTTATATtgaaaaacagagaaaaaaagaaaaaaaatgtgtcaactttgccgagtgcttatgcaaaaacactcggcaaagtggcaTTCACATGTCAGCAGAACatccactttgccgagtgctaaagtcctggcactcggcaaatatttgaaagtttgccgagtgccaggacccagcactcggcaaagcgaccacgTGGCGGGACCTTGGGCGGccgttttgccgagtgcctgccgttagacactcggcaaaaatttgaaagtttgccgagtgccagacccagcactcggcaaagcgaccacgTGGCGGGaccctgggcgtccgttttgccgagtgcctgccgttaggcactcggcaaagatgccGTCCAGGGTCGCGCCACGTGGCTCCTATGCCGAGTGCCAAGGCTctcggcaaagtctttgccgagtgcccgaaatccgacactcggcaaagaccacTGTGCCGTgggaggctttgccgagtggtGTTTGCCaagtgttacactcggcaaagagtttgccgagtgcaaactggcctttgccgagtgtaaccggcactcggcaaagccactGAATCTGGTAGTGAACTTTCTATGGGCTTACTTAACTAGGTTATTGAGATATAGCACGCTTTCTTTGGGATTTCCCTGCTTGGAAGAGTGATGTGTGATACTAAGAGAGAACATCCCCTCTCTAGTTTAATATGAATTGTTTATGCAATCAGATGACATGGTATTTTGTCGTGTCATAGAGTAGTCGTAGTTGATTTTAGTGGCATTGACAATGCAAAGCTCacttaaaaaaaatgcaaaattcGAGGGGCAGGTCAGTCAACGCGCAAGAGGTCAGGTCTCCATCGAGGACACATCATCTATATATGTAAACAATGTGTTGACCCCCAAAATAGTTTCTTGCGGAGTTCTTGTTTCAATGTTTCTGACGAAACCAGTTGATGAGTTCTCGTTTCTCTGTATGATTGCCGGCTGCGTGCAATTAACGTGGCCTCTCGAATGCAATTCTCTGACCATATTTAATTCCATTCGATCTACCAGCTAGATCGAGTTcttcagatgcatgcatgtactACCCATCATCCATCCTCCCGTCATGGATAATACAAGTGTATTATATTTGCATAGATATATATGTTGGTTGGCTTTATTGTCTGCATAAAATAGTTATAATCTATACATACCCACGTTTGGTTTTCATTCAGGGAGGATTAcatctactccctctgttttttaaatatatgacaccATTGACTTTTTTTTCTTCGTTTGACTATTTgtcttttctataaatatttatgcaaatagcCAAATCTTCAAGTTAGATTCAAGAGACTCTTGATAATAGACGTAAAGGTACTCATTTCATTTTATTTAACTAactgattaattaaataatgttggtcaaaattgaagaaaaaaaatcaacagtgtcatataaaaaagaacggagggagtatatatatatgaactACAAAATTTGTTCATTATTATGGCTtccttttctttaaaaaaaatatgtgtTGAGTTGTACTTAGAGCATCTCTAGCAGATCACCTAAAACATATCACTATTATGGTTTTTAAAAGGTTGATGAATTATGAGCGATAGTTGATATGATGTTTTGAATTACTTGAATATGAAATGAATGATTCAGAGTGTTTATGTACAAGTATGGAGAGAGATACTCCTCCCGTCCCTAAATAATTGCCATTCTCGCTTCTCGAGAAATaactttgattaattttatataaaaaatattaatatttatgatacataattgatatcattagatatattttttcatctagttttttaataaatttattttgagaTACAAATGTTAcacatattttatataaatttggtcaaatttgtgGCACGAAAACAAAAAGCGACTATTAAtaagggacagagggagtagaaaAGAAGGAATTATTAGAGATGAGTTATTGGATaactataaaaatattttttccctaATTCTGAAACTAGTATTGGGGTAGCTTATTAGAGATGTACTATTCCTGATTaattgctggagatgctcttacgtCGTATATTGAtcttagaaaaataaatgtcAATGGGttctcatgcatgcatgcatgcatgcatgggggACTTCTGGAGCAGTCCGGCAAGTGCTTTGCTTTCCGTGACAGTGAGACGAGATTTATTTCCACATGTTTTTATATTGATCTTTTATGCAGGCATCCATCAAGTCAAAAGTCTAACCCTTTTTTCCTGATCTGaacttcattttctttttgctGGAGTTTTGTGATGATTGATTTAATGCAGCTCGCTGGGTCAACCCCAGTGGCGCAACCGTGGCAGCCTGCTGGGTGATGAATGCCAAGGCGCGCCTTTTTCCCTTGGCTCTGAAAATGATGGCCTTTGAGAAATTCAGAAAGCCATGGCTATAGTACAATGAATCTCTTCTTAGAAAAATGTTAAATCTTGAACCAGCGTTCTTGCCTACGATAAGTACGTACTCCTTATTGTCAACTTATATAAATATGATACACATATATGATATCAGTCAACTGCCCCACTGTTCCTTTTTTCTGGCCGGACCCTTTGTACACTGTTCTCAGAAGAGGTCTGTCCTGTTAGAACATGGCATATGCTAATAATGCAGACTTTTTTAAGCGAGAAAATAATTGTTTATAAGAAGAATAATTGATTATTATGAATAATTGACGGGCATTTTGACTTCAAAATTCGGGAGTGTTCATTCAATGGGATACTGTTAGTTTGACGGGAAGCAGGACAGGTGGCAACTATGATCCATGTGCTTCCATCTGCTTCATAAAACCCCACGATACACACTGCCGGGCTGAGTCAGCTCAATTATTTGTTTATAAAAGTACGGACCCTCAGTTTTAACTACTGTTGCGGTACTATGTATGATATGACTAAAATTTATCTAGAAAGTCAACCTAGATCGAACTAGGGGaagttcatttttttaaaagaaaaaaaaatcaggttTATTTTTTGTGGGTGGCACACTGAATGAAATGCGACCCGGTCACGTTCAGGGACAGCCCAGGCCCAATCGAGAAGGTCCATATATAGAATCACAAGGCAATACCTGCAGAGCCCCAATCCCGGCCGCTATGATTTCTTTAGTATTGTGGGCCTCGGGTTGAAATCCGGCCCACAAAATCCAGTACGGTAGGCTGTTCGGGCTCACGGTATGGATGGTACGGTaggcttcttcttcttggtgCATGGGAAGTAAGAAGTCAGTTTGGCCTGATATATCACTTTACAGTAAATATTAAAAGGATATTTTGGAATATTTTTTCGAATGTGAAATAATTGTTCTAGcgacaacaaaaaaaatgtttaaGAACTGGAAAAAATTATTCCATCATGTGTGATGGTTTGACTATCAGTTACACGTGTAATTTCTAATATTTACCATAAAATCCAGTGCAGGCAGTCAGTCTCGTCAGCGGCACTCGCACGTACAGTACACACGACCCAACTTGTTACAGCTCGCATGGCAATATGCCATGCATACTCTGTCAAAAGCATGGCACTCCACTGTTTTTTTTTGACAGCcaaacgggggggggggggggggggttttcCCCACCTGATTTTCATATTTCATTCATTTGACTCATGAGTTAGATTGTACAGCAGAAATGAGGCTGGGCTTTCTTATGGGCTCGGCTTTCTTATGCACTTTTGTGGTGGTTTATTTCGATTGATACACTCGCTTGCTTGTATAATGAAAAAAGGCGATAGATACCCTTGGAAGCGCGCAAAGCTTGTAAGTTATTTCAATAACTTGAGAGAATGACTATAAGTGACGCTGGCAACTTTTTGGTTCGATCAACATTCTATCCCCTGTTTGGATGAGAGGCATCTACCTTggtatttttaggatttagtCCAAATCTGAACTAAATGCTAAGGATCTACTAGATCCAAAAAAACAACCTCCACTACCCATTCAGGCATATAGCCTATAGTCTCTCAGGACTTTATAATGTAGTATCTGAAATTCTGAATTATTATGTCTGAATTCAATTTTAAAATGTTGCCTTTCAGTGTACTGAAACCTACGCTAATATGTAAACGTGCTAGAATTCCTTCTGCAGAATGTTTCCTTATCTTTTATAACTACCCTATTCACTTTCATTCTAATGCTATTTCAGGCCCCGATTTTGGTGAAGTGTCCCTCGAGTTTGTCACTGACAGAATACTCATACTTTTTTGGAGCTATCCTGATGCTCATTTCTGGAGCTCTTGCAACAAATGATAAAGATGACTGGTCTTTGACCCAATCGGAGTTCGCTGCTGTTGTATATGCTCTAAGATCTGCATTAAATTTACTGTTACCATGTGTGTTTACTATTTTCTCGTATTTCCGCAGTTGGCATGCATGCCGACATTCTTACATCATTACATGCATGCATTCAGGGGAAAAAATGCGCCACGTCTCTGAATGCAGTTTGCTAGTTGGGATTTGGGAAGGTGTGGATAAGTTTGCTAGTTATACCGCTACttattaatttatatatatgtTCTCTAGCAGTTATTGTGTTAAGTCTCTGAATTCTGAAAAGTATATAATCCGCCACGTCTGTTTTCAGTATTATTGGCGGGTTCCTTATCATCTCTGGTTTATACCTTGTCACCTCGGCCCGACATAGAGAAAACCGAACTGGCACTGGGCCATCTTATACAAAATGCACATTGGAGCCACGTGACAGTGATTGTCAAGCTGCAAGGAGCGGAAACTTTctgaggaatgtggagtactcacttctggttgtgatgagtgaattgtcaaccgtgcagtgtgatcgtgtgcttggtctttggttgcaggtacacgggcgtcgagtgtcgacggagagctgccgtggaggtgttgtggccgatggaccgtgcggtggacagcggtgaagggcagccgggaccggagcttgggccgggcggcagctgtggcatccactcctgaatcgagggcgcaagcgccgacggaaggcgggtttcttggttcgcgccacaaaaccaagctggcggacggcagttgaagacgccaagtcgtggaggcacgggcgtcggtctcgggactgggggaggaacgggcgtcgacggcgtctagggcctcgttgcgggcgaggaggtgacgggcgtcgggcggcgtctagggccgtcaggaggccgaggcgggaacggcgtccagggccacggcgtggaggcgggaatcttcccgcgcgtggagttttggcggttttttcaaaaccggccacctatccgggtttcgcggaccctccaaaaccgcggaccggatcttcatctacgtggcggcttcgtggagaagacttcgattcgaagaaagaacctcggccgtcggatgagatcatgtagatatttccggtttagcccctacgggcgttttagtctctagtttaagtctaagggtattttggacccctgtGTGGGCACCATAAATATCCCCTCACCCCTCTCCTCTTTCTATGGCTCTCCTTTTGCCTGGCGCCCAGACCGCAGCACCCCTCACCCaggcgcccctccctctcttccttcctcctcccttctcctctctaGGGATTGAGGTTTTAGCCATGGATttttgagactttgtattgaaattgctcgggaaaggagaccctaacctccttgtgccctccgggcttTTGA is drawn from Panicum virgatum strain AP13 chromosome 1N, P.virgatum_v5, whole genome shotgun sequence and contains these coding sequences:
- the LOC120654214 gene encoding uncharacterized protein LOC120654214 produces the protein MEAKFEEERRCRMEIEAKLEQERKLREEQSVMLHSMVTWMQGLGASMNYATPPPPFALPAQPYFPAGPSDTPNQSWNASNDPPPDQNSPAAPWQSCPPPDRE